In the Methanocella sp. genome, AGTTTAGCGTCCCAGTGCATAGGCTGCGGCCAGTGCATAAAATTCTGCACCCAGCGCATCGACATACCAGCGAAGCTCGAGGAAGCTTCCAGAGAATTAGAGGGCCCCGACACGAGGGCCATAATGTTCCTTGCAAGGCCTCTCTCCAGATTCTATACGAGATACGAAAGCTGGAAACATAAGATTAAGGTTAAACAAAATTCATAAGAAGTGAGATAATTGCAGCGAAAATTAACAGAGAAGCAAGACAACAATAAATTTTTATTATCAGTTACTTTCAAATAGCCGGCAGCGTGATAACGAACTTAGCCCCCTTTGTATGATCGCCTGGTATGCGGTCTTCCACGGATAAGCTACCGTGGAAGCTTTCGACCAGTGTCTTGACCAGGTATAATCCGATGCCTTTTCCCCTCATGATACCGTCTTCATAATACATACGATCGAATATTCTCTTTTTTAGTTCTAGATTTATTCCAGGCCCGCTATCCTCGATGGATACGCGATAAAATTTTTTATCACCTATATCCATGCCGGAAAGACTTATTTTTATATCGACTGTACCGATGGAATGCTTTATCGAGTTATCGACTATGTTCGAGAATACATCGTAGAGCAGCCTGTCAGCATAGACAAAACATCCTCCGTTTGACTCCAGATGGATCGTGATGTCCCGGCCAGGAAATGTCTGGTAATCATTCTTGACTTTATCGAGAACTTGTCCGACATCGATCTTTTCTAAGTGTAGATCGCCCTTTTTCACTTTTTGCAGCTTCTTTACGTTCTTAATAAGCTCGGAGCTCTTTTCAAATGCCTGTAAAGCCGTTGTTAATTGTTCTTGCCCTCGCGCATTCAGTTTTACCATATCTTTTAGCAATTCCAGGTTTCCCATGCCGATCTGGTTAATGTTGCTTATATCGTGGCTCATCAGGTCAACGTATAGCTCGGCCTCTTCCTTTGAATCATTGAGCGCTGTCAAGGCCTGCTTATATTGTGTTATGTCCTCCATCACAGCCAATATCGTAGGGTTACCCTTATACACAACCCTGGTAGAAACTATTTTCACCCATTTTTCTCCTATATTAGTTTGCAGCTTCAATTCAGAACTGGTGGGCGGATTCTCGCCTCGCAATATGGCCAGATCAAGTTCCTTTACAAGCTCTTTGAATTGGGGGTGAATGAATTCCAATAATTTCATTTTTTCAATTTTTTCGACAGGATATCCGGACATATCCACTGCTGCCGGATTCGCATAGATGATGTCCATGCCGCGGTGGAAAATTATCGGTGTGGGAGAGGTTTCGACCAGGGTGCGGAACTTTTCCTCGCTTTCCATGGTCTCTTTTTCAGCGTGTTTTCGAGTTTCAATTTCATTTAATAGGCTTGCGTTAACCTTTTCAAGCTCGGCCGTCCTTTCCTTTACCCGTATCTCTAATTCATCCCTCGACCGTTTTAGTTCGGTTTCGGCGTTTTTAAGGGCAGTGATATCGTTCCCGACGCAGAGCACCCCGATGATATTGCCCTGATCATCGGTTATCGCTTTATTAGTCCATGATACCCACACTCGCTCGCCGTTACTGCGCATGTTTTCGTTCTCGTTATTGATATAACACTGCGGTTGAATGATGATATCCGCTATCATTTTTGAGAGGTCACGCCCCGAAGACTCCGTAATTGGCACGATAGTCCCCATTACGTTTCTATCGAGAATCTCATTTAGCTCAAATCTAAAAAATTTCTGGGCAAACTCATTGAAAAAAACGATCTTACCATTTGTATCCATTTTCAATATTATGCTATTTGCGTTTTCCACAAGCTCCCGGTATTTCGCTTCGCTCTTTTTTAAATCGTTTTCGAGTCGTTTATGTTCGGTGATGTCCGTGATGAACGAATAATAGCAGAGTAGCCTTTCAGCGCCATCGCAGAACTTATGGAGATACATATCCACGGGAATCTGCGATCCGTCCTTCCTTACTAACTCTAATTCATACTTACGATGTTCCTCATTACAATACATTCCATTAACGATATCCATTACACGAGTGCATTGTTCGGCAATCGTAAAATCTTCGGGCCATCTCATTTTGCTTATTTCCTGCTTGGAATAACCGGTAAGCCGGCAAAATGCAAGGTTACACGTAAAAACTCTGCCATCTTGATAGGCTGAAATGAAGGACACAGTATCGTTCTCAACAGCAGCAGCAGTGAACTCCCCCAGTTCCGCTAAATTTATAAATCCCAGGCTCATATGTTGAACCAAATCCAACATATAATTATATAACTTATATTTATATTTATTATCAACTGGTTAATTAATTAATGTTGGGTATAAAATGATAATACCGAACCCGCATGGCTGGTCATTGCCTTAAATCCTCGACACAATCTATAAGCTGTTTTAACTGGATCGGTTTTTCTAAGAACATTAATGCCCCCGCCTCAATGGCTTCCTTCCGAATGCTTGAATCGGCGCTTACGATTATGTATTTTGTCTCCGAGTTTAATTTCAACATTTCTTTCATCGCTGCGACCCC is a window encoding:
- a CDS encoding PAS domain S-box protein gives rise to the protein MSLGFINLAELGEFTAAAVENDTVSFISAYQDGRVFTCNLAFCRLTGYSKQEISKMRWPEDFTIAEQCTRVMDIVNGMYCNEEHRKYELELVRKDGSQIPVDMYLHKFCDGAERLLCYYSFITDITEHKRLENDLKKSEAKYRELVENANSIILKMDTNGKIVFFNEFAQKFFRFELNEILDRNVMGTIVPITESSGRDLSKMIADIIIQPQCYINNENENMRSNGERVWVSWTNKAITDDQGNIIGVLCVGNDITALKNAETELKRSRDELEIRVKERTAELEKVNASLLNEIETRKHAEKETMESEEKFRTLVETSPTPIIFHRGMDIIYANPAAVDMSGYPVEKIEKMKLLEFIHPQFKELVKELDLAILRGENPPTSSELKLQTNIGEKWVKIVSTRVVYKGNPTILAVMEDITQYKQALTALNDSKEEAELYVDLMSHDISNINQIGMGNLELLKDMVKLNARGQEQLTTALQAFEKSSELIKNVKKLQKVKKGDLHLEKIDVGQVLDKVKNDYQTFPGRDITIHLESNGGCFVYADRLLYDVFSNIVDNSIKHSIGTVDIKISLSGMDIGDKKFYRVSIEDSGPGINLELKKRIFDRMYYEDGIMRGKGIGLYLVKTLVESFHGSLSVEDRIPGDHTKGAKFVITLPAI